In Mytilus edulis chromosome 4, xbMytEdul2.2, whole genome shotgun sequence, the following proteins share a genomic window:
- the LOC139519515 gene encoding uncharacterized protein isoform X1, whose amino-acid sequence MTSQRILVLLVCVYIGLSYCLRIDRCNIGIKRRRVQRVVLPSNCTEGTLYWNYPEKTLKVVVPEENGNFTFCVGYVHDPFVKRAQITTRSGSRKINLPSKKDQSECFDYTGDMSLTFFGPRRMKTYMAFIPYTKFKVESRDEYKYKDFIKNLR is encoded by the exons ATGACTTCACAAAGAATCCTCGTACTTCTTGTCTGTGTGTATATCGGTTTATCATATTGTTTAAGGATTGATCGATGCAACATAGGAATTAAGCG ACGACGTGTACAAAGAGTTGTGCTGCCATCCAATTGTACAGAAGGAACGCTATATTggaactatccagaaaagacttTGAAAGTGGTTGTTCCAGAAGAAAATGGGAACTTCACATTTTGTGTAGGATACGTACATGATCCATTTGTAAAAAGGGCACAGATAACTACCCGCTCGGGATCTAGGAAAATCAATCTTCCTAGTAAGAAAG accAGTCAGAATGTTTTGACTACACTGGAGATATGTCTCTTACATTTTTTGGACCAAGACGTATGAAGACATACATGGCCTTTATTCCATATACAAAGTTCAAAGTAGAAAGCAGGGACGAATACAAATACAAAGACTTCATTAAAAATCTGAGATAA
- the LOC139519515 gene encoding uncharacterized protein isoform X2 yields the protein MSVGRRVQRVVLPSNCTEGTLYWNYPEKTLKVVVPEENGNFTFCVGYVHDPFVKRAQITTRSGSRKINLPSKKDQSECFDYTGDMSLTFFGPRRMKTYMAFIPYTKFKVESRDEYKYKDFIKNLR from the exons ATGAGTGTAGG ACGACGTGTACAAAGAGTTGTGCTGCCATCCAATTGTACAGAAGGAACGCTATATTggaactatccagaaaagacttTGAAAGTGGTTGTTCCAGAAGAAAATGGGAACTTCACATTTTGTGTAGGATACGTACATGATCCATTTGTAAAAAGGGCACAGATAACTACCCGCTCGGGATCTAGGAAAATCAATCTTCCTAGTAAGAAAG accAGTCAGAATGTTTTGACTACACTGGAGATATGTCTCTTACATTTTTTGGACCAAGACGTATGAAGACATACATGGCCTTTATTCCATATACAAAGTTCAAAGTAGAAAGCAGGGACGAATACAAATACAAAGACTTCATTAAAAATCTGAGATAA